A DNA window from Solanum lycopersicum chromosome 3, SLM_r2.1 contains the following coding sequences:
- the LOC101259036 gene encoding transcription initiation factor TFIID subunit 2 isoform X2: protein MQNVKKVRIDYWVEKAETGIHFDGDVLHTDSQIRRARCWFPCMDDNLQCCCYDLEFTVASNLVAVSTGSLLYQIWTKDVPARKTFVYRLSTPVNARWISLAVAPFEILPDSTITYLSHICLPADLTKLRHTVGFFHSAFSFYEDYLSASFPFGSYTQVFIPPEIAISSASIGAALSIFSSQFLFDGKVINKTIDTRIKLAYALARQWFGVYITPEAPNDDWLLDGLAGFLTDMFIKRFLGNNEARYRRYKANIAVCRADDSGATALSAVAASKNLYGTQCIGLFGKIRSWKSVAILQMLEKQMGPESFRKILQQIVARAQDVNRLLRTLSTKEFRHLANKVGNLERPFLKEFFPRWVGSCGCPVLKMGFSYNKRKNMVELAILRECTARFDLGDTMSNGKPDSEKQEGDGWPGMMSIRVHELDGMYDHPILPMTGEPWQLLEFQCHSRLAAKRFQKTKKSSKPDGSDDNGDTVANVDMRATSDSPLLWLRADPELEYLAEIHLNQPVQMWINQLEKDRDVVAQAQAIATLEALPHLSFSVVNALNNFLGDSKAFWRNRIEAAFALAGTASEETDWAGLTHLVAFYKARRFDANIGLPKPNDFRDFQEYFVLEAIPHAIAMVRAADQKSPREAVEFVLQLLKYNDNSGNPYSDVFWLAALVQSIGELEFGQQSIVYLSSLLKRVDRLLQFDRLMPSYNGILTISCIRSLTQIALKLSEFVPLDRVIELINPFRTSKTLWKVRVEASRSLLDLEFQRNGIDAALALFIRYLDEEPTLRGQVKLGVHAMRLCQIRNESDFDSDVKGETLVALLRLLESPISFNNVILRHYLFCILQVLARRAPTLYGVPKDETLRMGHAAFCSNLKNIFADLVKQSKPPEFPLENLEDILDDSAIADALPGNENAKGATISVPDSLFVSEVQKNTEDALLSNEIINTATGSIPDSLVVTEVQNETDLLNYRHGVMHLVGDFPLASSADPFREEPVLPDNEQTKPMVSLLHETGGMSMGPPTTDNLGSRDQGQPAINLGQDNPGISEPIREPDAVSASLERKKPVFKIKVRKTVTSSRAEDNENVTVDKSQDGFRDVDRGASSSVSVDAPQRNVVELLSSGGNQFPEDVNSCHDVGSHVTASIGSAKVAVEVEELTKELQCTAESSKVSLVPQLDGHLLADITRVDDPEAEPHKYASLHSLTMPNLPVHGKTKEKKKDKGKKRKLEGRKDDPEYLERKRLKKEKKRKEKELAKILKDEAKASTSLESRRKNEQRGTKAETIRNDHKLSLVEQEDGRKDEAEPRQVVNGAEAKATSSGLSGRNEDIGAKGASLQLKPGGSSGVMLNVDRGDTSLNAAPPTSSHKFKIRIKNRTLGKS from the exons ATGCAGAATGTTAAGAAGGTCCGTATTGATTATTGGGTAGAGAAAGCCGAAACTGGAATCCACTTTGATGGTGATGTTTTACATACTGACAGCCAAATTCGGCGTGCACGATGTTGGTTCCCCTGCATGGATGACAATTTACAATGTTGCTG CTATGATTTGGAATTCACAGTGGCCAGTAATCTTGTGGCTGTTAGTACTGGAAGCTTACTTTATCAG ATCTGGACCAAGGATGTTCCTGCACGTAAAACTTTTGTCTACAGACTAAGTACTCCTGTTAATGCAAGATGGATATCATTGGCAGTCGCACCATTTGAAATTCTTCCCGACTCCACTATTACTTATCTCTCACATATTTGTCTACCTGCTGACTTAACAAAGCTGCGGCATACTGTAGGATTTTTTCACAGTGCTTTTAG CTTCTATGAGGACTACCTTTCTGCATCATTTCCATTCGGGTCATACACACAAGTTTTTATTCCTCCTGAGATAGCAATATCCTCAGCGAGTATAGGAGCCGCCTTGAGCATCTTCAGCTCTCAATTCCTATTCGACGGGAAGGTCATTAATAAG ACCATAGATACAAGGATTAAACTTGCTTATGCCCTTGCAAGACAATGGTTTGGAGTGTATATCACCCCAGAAGCGCCAAATGATG ATTGGTTGTTGGATGGTCTTGCTGGTTTCTTGACTGATATGTTCATCAAGAGATTTCTTGGCAATAATGAAGCACGCTATAGGAGATACAAG GCTAATATTGCTGTTTGCAGAGCAGATGATAGTGGTGCAACTGCCTTAAGTGCTGTTGCTGCTTCAAAAAATTTGTATGGCACCCAGTGCATTGgtttatttggaaaaataaGATCTTGGAAGTCT gttGCGATTCTCCAAATGTTAGAAAAACAGATGGGACCTGAGTCATTTCGCAAG ATTCTTCAGCAAATTGTTGCCCGGGCTCAAGATGTAAATCGGTTGTTGAGAACCCTTAGCACAAAAGAG TTCCGGCACCTTGCCAACAAGGTTGGTAATCTCGAACGCCCATTTCTTAAAGAATTCTTTCCGCGTTGGGTCGGATCGTGTGGCTGTCCGGTGCTGAA GATGGGATTCTCatataacaaaagaaagaatatggTCGAATTAGCAATATTGAGGGAATGCACCGCTAGATTCGACTTAGGTGATACTATGAGTAATGGTAAGCCTGATTCAGAAAAACAAGAAGGCGATGGGTGGCCTGGCATGATGAGCATACGGGTGCATGAGCTTGATGGCATGTATGACCATCCAATTCTGCCTATGACTGGTGAACCCTGGCAGCTGCTTGAATTTCAGTGTCATTCTAGACTTGCAGCAAAACGGTTTCAAAAAACCAAAAAGAGTTCTAAACCTGATGGTTCAGATGATAATGGTGACACTGTGGCTAATGTAGATATGCGTGCAAC CTCTGATTCACCATTGTTGTGGCTCCGGGCAGATCCTGAATTGGAGTATCTTGCTGAAATTCATTTAAATCAACCGGTCCAGATGTGG ATAAATCAATTGGAGAAGGACAGAGATGTGGTCGCTCAGGCGCAGGCTATAGCAACATTAGAAGCATTAccacatctttctttttcagttGTTAATGCTCTCAACAACTTCCTTGGTGACTCTAAG GCCTTTTGGAGGAATCGAATAGAGGCAGCATTTGCTTTGGCCGGTACAGCATCAGAG GAAACTGATTGGGCTGGCTTGACTCATCTTGTTGCATTTTATAAAGCTCGAAGATTTGATGCCAATATTGGACTTCCCAA GCCAAATGACTTCCGTGATTTCCAGGAGTACTTTGTACTTGAG GCTATTCCACATGCTATAGCTATGGTTCGAGCAGCTGACCAGAAAAGCCCTAGGGAAGCTGTTGAATTTGTACTACAACTTCTGAAG TACAATGACAACAGTGGGAACCCCTACTCTGATGTGTTTTGGCTTGCTGCGTTAGTTCAGTCCATTGGTGAGCTTGAATTTGGACAACAG AGCATTGTGTATTTATCATCCCTTCTCAAGCGAGTTGATCGGCTCTTGCAATTTGACAG GTTGATGCCAAGTTACAATGGTATTTTGACAATTAGCTGCATCCGGTCTTTGACCCAAATTGCTCTAAAGCTGTCAGAGTTTGTTCCTCTT GATCGTGTCATTGAGCTCATTAATCCATTCCGAACTTCGAAGACACTCTGGAAAGTTCGGGTTGAAGCAAGCAGATCACTTCTTGATCTTGAATTCCAGCGCAATGGGATTGATGCTGCATTGGCATTGTTTATTAGATATTTGGATGAAGAGCCAACTTTAAGAG GTCAAGTGAAGTTAGGTGTGCATGCCATGCGTTTATGCCAGATTAGAAATGAATCTGATTTTGACAGTGATGTGAAGGGTGAAACTCTTGTTGCTTTATTGCGCCTGCTTGAGAGCCCAATCTCGTTTAACAATGTTATTCTTCGTCATTACTTGTTCTGCATCTTACAAGTCCTCGCTCGAAG AGCGCCGACACTGTATGGAGTGCCAAAAGATGAAACTTTGAGGATGGGGCATGCCGCATTTTGCAGCAATCTTAAGAATATTTTCGCTGATCTTGTCAAACAATCTAAGCCTCCTGAATTTCCTCTGGAGAACCTTGAAGATATTCTTGATGATTCAGCCATTGCAGATGCTCTTCCTGGCAATGAAAATGCAAAAGGTGCTACTATCTCAGTACCTGATAGTTTATTTGTATCAGAGGTCCAGAAAAACACGGAGGATGCTCTATTGAGTAATGAAATTATAAACACTGCTACTGGTTCTATACCTGATAGTTTGGTTGTTACAGAGGTCCAGAATGAGACAGATTTGCTGAATTATAGGCATGGAGTAATGCATCTGGTGGGTGACTTCCCACTGGCTAGCTCTGCAGATCCTTTTAGAGAAGAACCTGTCTTACCTGACAATGAGCAAACAAAGCCAATGGTGAGCCTGTTACATGAGACTGGAGGTATGTCCATGGGCCCCCCAACAACCGATAACCTTGGCAGCCGTGATCAAGGGCAGCCAGCAATCAATCTTGGACAAGATAATCCAGGAATTTCTGAACCTATCAGAGAACCTGATGCTGTTTCTGCAAGTCTTGAAAGAAAGAAGCCTGTTTTCAAGATTAAAGTGAGAAAAACTGTCACATCTTCTCGAGCTGAGGATAATGAAAATGTAACCGTGGACAAATCTCAAGATGGTTTTCGTGATGTTGACCGTGGGGCAAGTAGCTCAGTTTCTGTTGATGCACCTCAAAGAAATGTTGTTGAATTGTTGAGCAGTGGCGGTAACCAGTTCCCTGAGGATGTTAACTCTTGTCATGATGTTGGATCTCATGTTACTGCCAGCATTGGAAGTGCCAAAGTTGCAGTTGAAGTTGAAGAGCTAACAAAGGAGTTGCAGTGCACTGCTGAGTCGAGCAAAGTTTCTTTGGTGCCACAACTTGATGGTCACTTATTAGCGGATATCACAAGAGTTGATGATCCTGAGGCTGAACCACATAAATATGCAAGTTTGCATTCGCTGACTATGCCTAACCTTCCAGTTCACGGCAAAACgaaggaaaagaagaaagacaaaGGAAAGAAACGAAAGCTGGAGGGGCGCAAAGATGACCCAGAGTACTTGGAGCGGAAAAGGTTAAAGAAGGAGAAGAAACGGAAGGAGAAGGAGTTAGCAAAGATTTTGAAAGACGAGGCAAAGGCTTCCACATCCTTGGAGAGTCGGAGGAAGAATGAGCAGCGAGGCACCAAAGCAGAGACAATCAGGAATGATCATAAGCTAAGTTTAGTAGAGCAAGAAGATGGTAGAAAAGATGAAGCTGAACCCAGACAAGTGGTGAATGGTGCAGAGGCGAAGGCAACATCTTCAGGCTTGTCTGGTAGAAACGAGGATATCGGGGCTAAAGGAGCAAGCTTGCAATTGAAACCCGGGGGCTCTAGTGGGGTGATGTTAAATGTAGATAGAGGCGATACGAGTCTAAATGCTGCGCCACCTACTTCTTCACATAAGTTCAAAATCAGGATTAAAAACCGAACGCTTGGTAAATCATGA
- the LOC101259036 gene encoding transcription initiation factor TFIID subunit 2 isoform X1 has translation MAKPRKGKIEEQKGDNSEAVVRHQKLCLSIDMDKRRIYGYTELDVIVPENGILGLHADNLVIDSVTVDGEPTEFEVFPHYLALENGDRWCAVSSATSAADAAGSVYLSHLDRELLSNLLIMCKKPAEHDIERQEMHLENGLNSSAENNQNVKKVRIDYWVEKAETGIHFDGDVLHTDSQIRRARCWFPCMDDNLQCCCYDLEFTVASNLVAVSTGSLLYQIWTKDVPARKTFVYRLSTPVNARWISLAVAPFEILPDSTITYLSHICLPADLTKLRHTVGFFHSAFSFYEDYLSASFPFGSYTQVFIPPEIAISSASIGAALSIFSSQFLFDGKVINKTIDTRIKLAYALARQWFGVYITPEAPNDDWLLDGLAGFLTDMFIKRFLGNNEARYRRYKANIAVCRADDSGATALSAVAASKNLYGTQCIGLFGKIRSWKSVAILQMLEKQMGPESFRKILQQIVARAQDVNRLLRTLSTKEFRHLANKVGNLERPFLKEFFPRWVGSCGCPVLKMGFSYNKRKNMVELAILRECTARFDLGDTMSNGKPDSEKQEGDGWPGMMSIRVHELDGMYDHPILPMTGEPWQLLEFQCHSRLAAKRFQKTKKSSKPDGSDDNGDTVANVDMRATSDSPLLWLRADPELEYLAEIHLNQPVQMWINQLEKDRDVVAQAQAIATLEALPHLSFSVVNALNNFLGDSKAFWRNRIEAAFALAGTASEETDWAGLTHLVAFYKARRFDANIGLPKPNDFRDFQEYFVLEAIPHAIAMVRAADQKSPREAVEFVLQLLKYNDNSGNPYSDVFWLAALVQSIGELEFGQQSIVYLSSLLKRVDRLLQFDRLMPSYNGILTISCIRSLTQIALKLSEFVPLDRVIELINPFRTSKTLWKVRVEASRSLLDLEFQRNGIDAALALFIRYLDEEPTLRGQVKLGVHAMRLCQIRNESDFDSDVKGETLVALLRLLESPISFNNVILRHYLFCILQVLARRAPTLYGVPKDETLRMGHAAFCSNLKNIFADLVKQSKPPEFPLENLEDILDDSAIADALPGNENAKGATISVPDSLFVSEVQKNTEDALLSNEIINTATGSIPDSLVVTEVQNETDLLNYRHGVMHLVGDFPLASSADPFREEPVLPDNEQTKPMVSLLHETGGMSMGPPTTDNLGSRDQGQPAINLGQDNPGISEPIREPDAVSASLERKKPVFKIKVRKTVTSSRAEDNENVTVDKSQDGFRDVDRGASSSVSVDAPQRNVVELLSSGGNQFPEDVNSCHDVGSHVTASIGSAKVAVEVEELTKELQCTAESSKVSLVPQLDGHLLADITRVDDPEAEPHKYASLHSLTMPNLPVHGKTKEKKKDKGKKRKLEGRKDDPEYLERKRLKKEKKRKEKELAKILKDEAKASTSLESRRKNEQRGTKAETIRNDHKLSLVEQEDGRKDEAEPRQVVNGAEAKATSSGLSGRNEDIGAKGASLQLKPGGSSGVMLNVDRGDTSLNAAPPTSSHKFKIRIKNRTLGKS, from the exons ATGGCGAAGCCTCGAAAAGGGAAGATTGAAGAACAGAAAGGGGATAATTCTGAAGCAGTCGTTCGTCATCAGAAACTATGTCTCTCAATTGACATGGACAAGCGTCGAATTTACGG TTACACAGAGCTTGATGTAATTGTACCAGAAAATGGAATTTTGGGCTTGCACGCGGATAATTTGGTGATAGACAGTGTTACAGTTGATGGGGAGCCTACAGAATTTGAAGTTTTCCCGCACTATTTAGCATTAGAAAATGGGGATAGATGGTGCGCTGTATCATCAGCTACTTCAGCTGCTGATGCGGCTGGTTCAGTTTACTTGTCACATCTAGATAGAGAATTGCTGTCAAATTTGCTGATCATGTGCAAAAAACCCGCGGAGCATGATATTGAAAGACAGGAAATGCATTTAGAGAATGGACTGAACTCTTCAGCTGAAAACAATCAG AATGTTAAGAAGGTCCGTATTGATTATTGGGTAGAGAAAGCCGAAACTGGAATCCACTTTGATGGTGATGTTTTACATACTGACAGCCAAATTCGGCGTGCACGATGTTGGTTCCCCTGCATGGATGACAATTTACAATGTTGCTG CTATGATTTGGAATTCACAGTGGCCAGTAATCTTGTGGCTGTTAGTACTGGAAGCTTACTTTATCAG ATCTGGACCAAGGATGTTCCTGCACGTAAAACTTTTGTCTACAGACTAAGTACTCCTGTTAATGCAAGATGGATATCATTGGCAGTCGCACCATTTGAAATTCTTCCCGACTCCACTATTACTTATCTCTCACATATTTGTCTACCTGCTGACTTAACAAAGCTGCGGCATACTGTAGGATTTTTTCACAGTGCTTTTAG CTTCTATGAGGACTACCTTTCTGCATCATTTCCATTCGGGTCATACACACAAGTTTTTATTCCTCCTGAGATAGCAATATCCTCAGCGAGTATAGGAGCCGCCTTGAGCATCTTCAGCTCTCAATTCCTATTCGACGGGAAGGTCATTAATAAG ACCATAGATACAAGGATTAAACTTGCTTATGCCCTTGCAAGACAATGGTTTGGAGTGTATATCACCCCAGAAGCGCCAAATGATG ATTGGTTGTTGGATGGTCTTGCTGGTTTCTTGACTGATATGTTCATCAAGAGATTTCTTGGCAATAATGAAGCACGCTATAGGAGATACAAG GCTAATATTGCTGTTTGCAGAGCAGATGATAGTGGTGCAACTGCCTTAAGTGCTGTTGCTGCTTCAAAAAATTTGTATGGCACCCAGTGCATTGgtttatttggaaaaataaGATCTTGGAAGTCT gttGCGATTCTCCAAATGTTAGAAAAACAGATGGGACCTGAGTCATTTCGCAAG ATTCTTCAGCAAATTGTTGCCCGGGCTCAAGATGTAAATCGGTTGTTGAGAACCCTTAGCACAAAAGAG TTCCGGCACCTTGCCAACAAGGTTGGTAATCTCGAACGCCCATTTCTTAAAGAATTCTTTCCGCGTTGGGTCGGATCGTGTGGCTGTCCGGTGCTGAA GATGGGATTCTCatataacaaaagaaagaatatggTCGAATTAGCAATATTGAGGGAATGCACCGCTAGATTCGACTTAGGTGATACTATGAGTAATGGTAAGCCTGATTCAGAAAAACAAGAAGGCGATGGGTGGCCTGGCATGATGAGCATACGGGTGCATGAGCTTGATGGCATGTATGACCATCCAATTCTGCCTATGACTGGTGAACCCTGGCAGCTGCTTGAATTTCAGTGTCATTCTAGACTTGCAGCAAAACGGTTTCAAAAAACCAAAAAGAGTTCTAAACCTGATGGTTCAGATGATAATGGTGACACTGTGGCTAATGTAGATATGCGTGCAAC CTCTGATTCACCATTGTTGTGGCTCCGGGCAGATCCTGAATTGGAGTATCTTGCTGAAATTCATTTAAATCAACCGGTCCAGATGTGG ATAAATCAATTGGAGAAGGACAGAGATGTGGTCGCTCAGGCGCAGGCTATAGCAACATTAGAAGCATTAccacatctttctttttcagttGTTAATGCTCTCAACAACTTCCTTGGTGACTCTAAG GCCTTTTGGAGGAATCGAATAGAGGCAGCATTTGCTTTGGCCGGTACAGCATCAGAG GAAACTGATTGGGCTGGCTTGACTCATCTTGTTGCATTTTATAAAGCTCGAAGATTTGATGCCAATATTGGACTTCCCAA GCCAAATGACTTCCGTGATTTCCAGGAGTACTTTGTACTTGAG GCTATTCCACATGCTATAGCTATGGTTCGAGCAGCTGACCAGAAAAGCCCTAGGGAAGCTGTTGAATTTGTACTACAACTTCTGAAG TACAATGACAACAGTGGGAACCCCTACTCTGATGTGTTTTGGCTTGCTGCGTTAGTTCAGTCCATTGGTGAGCTTGAATTTGGACAACAG AGCATTGTGTATTTATCATCCCTTCTCAAGCGAGTTGATCGGCTCTTGCAATTTGACAG GTTGATGCCAAGTTACAATGGTATTTTGACAATTAGCTGCATCCGGTCTTTGACCCAAATTGCTCTAAAGCTGTCAGAGTTTGTTCCTCTT GATCGTGTCATTGAGCTCATTAATCCATTCCGAACTTCGAAGACACTCTGGAAAGTTCGGGTTGAAGCAAGCAGATCACTTCTTGATCTTGAATTCCAGCGCAATGGGATTGATGCTGCATTGGCATTGTTTATTAGATATTTGGATGAAGAGCCAACTTTAAGAG GTCAAGTGAAGTTAGGTGTGCATGCCATGCGTTTATGCCAGATTAGAAATGAATCTGATTTTGACAGTGATGTGAAGGGTGAAACTCTTGTTGCTTTATTGCGCCTGCTTGAGAGCCCAATCTCGTTTAACAATGTTATTCTTCGTCATTACTTGTTCTGCATCTTACAAGTCCTCGCTCGAAG AGCGCCGACACTGTATGGAGTGCCAAAAGATGAAACTTTGAGGATGGGGCATGCCGCATTTTGCAGCAATCTTAAGAATATTTTCGCTGATCTTGTCAAACAATCTAAGCCTCCTGAATTTCCTCTGGAGAACCTTGAAGATATTCTTGATGATTCAGCCATTGCAGATGCTCTTCCTGGCAATGAAAATGCAAAAGGTGCTACTATCTCAGTACCTGATAGTTTATTTGTATCAGAGGTCCAGAAAAACACGGAGGATGCTCTATTGAGTAATGAAATTATAAACACTGCTACTGGTTCTATACCTGATAGTTTGGTTGTTACAGAGGTCCAGAATGAGACAGATTTGCTGAATTATAGGCATGGAGTAATGCATCTGGTGGGTGACTTCCCACTGGCTAGCTCTGCAGATCCTTTTAGAGAAGAACCTGTCTTACCTGACAATGAGCAAACAAAGCCAATGGTGAGCCTGTTACATGAGACTGGAGGTATGTCCATGGGCCCCCCAACAACCGATAACCTTGGCAGCCGTGATCAAGGGCAGCCAGCAATCAATCTTGGACAAGATAATCCAGGAATTTCTGAACCTATCAGAGAACCTGATGCTGTTTCTGCAAGTCTTGAAAGAAAGAAGCCTGTTTTCAAGATTAAAGTGAGAAAAACTGTCACATCTTCTCGAGCTGAGGATAATGAAAATGTAACCGTGGACAAATCTCAAGATGGTTTTCGTGATGTTGACCGTGGGGCAAGTAGCTCAGTTTCTGTTGATGCACCTCAAAGAAATGTTGTTGAATTGTTGAGCAGTGGCGGTAACCAGTTCCCTGAGGATGTTAACTCTTGTCATGATGTTGGATCTCATGTTACTGCCAGCATTGGAAGTGCCAAAGTTGCAGTTGAAGTTGAAGAGCTAACAAAGGAGTTGCAGTGCACTGCTGAGTCGAGCAAAGTTTCTTTGGTGCCACAACTTGATGGTCACTTATTAGCGGATATCACAAGAGTTGATGATCCTGAGGCTGAACCACATAAATATGCAAGTTTGCATTCGCTGACTATGCCTAACCTTCCAGTTCACGGCAAAACgaaggaaaagaagaaagacaaaGGAAAGAAACGAAAGCTGGAGGGGCGCAAAGATGACCCAGAGTACTTGGAGCGGAAAAGGTTAAAGAAGGAGAAGAAACGGAAGGAGAAGGAGTTAGCAAAGATTTTGAAAGACGAGGCAAAGGCTTCCACATCCTTGGAGAGTCGGAGGAAGAATGAGCAGCGAGGCACCAAAGCAGAGACAATCAGGAATGATCATAAGCTAAGTTTAGTAGAGCAAGAAGATGGTAGAAAAGATGAAGCTGAACCCAGACAAGTGGTGAATGGTGCAGAGGCGAAGGCAACATCTTCAGGCTTGTCTGGTAGAAACGAGGATATCGGGGCTAAAGGAGCAAGCTTGCAATTGAAACCCGGGGGCTCTAGTGGGGTGATGTTAAATGTAGATAGAGGCGATACGAGTCTAAATGCTGCGCCACCTACTTCTTCACATAAGTTCAAAATCAGGATTAAAAACCGAACGCTTGGTAAATCATGA